The Malus sylvestris chromosome 3, drMalSylv7.2, whole genome shotgun sequence genomic sequence CAAATGACCGCACAACATGGAGTCACATTGATACTGATACAATTACACTTTGAGgtttggattttctttttctccactTTTCTACTGCTTTCAGTTTTCAATGAGTTTTGGGTATACAATCTCACAAAGAAAAAGCCAATTGGCAAGAAAGAGATCTAAAGATTGGTCCGTTGAGCACCCTTCCGTTGATAGGATACACGAGTCAAAAGGAAGACTTGATTTCAGAGGTGAAGTTGGTTCGCTCAATGAATTGTCGTGGTGCTGTGGGAATCTCGATCTCCATCTCCGTCCGTGCAAGAAAGCGACATGATATGTTGAGGCAGGTGGGAATTTCAACAACTCAAAGAAAAGGACCGCGCATCACCACACCACTTCCAACTCAAGGTCCGGTGGCAATATGCTAACTTCCTAGAAGCGAAGGGTAGTGCTTTCCGCCATTGGAAAACTGGTGGGTGCATTCCAACAAGTCGTATTCTACTTTTAGAGACTAGTAAAACTTTAATATCGATCACATCTGTTGTAGCAAAAACAAATTGATAACTTTCAATATGGGCTTCAACTCCGATAGTTACATTAGGTTTCTATAAACCCTCActacattttggtacaaaattaaaacttaagAGCTAGTTTGATAACcaatttgttttaagttttttattttatttttaattatatagaTTGATGAAAGCAGTGTGAATCGATGTTCTAAAAAGTAGTTTAGATAGCTAGCCAGCACCACGATTAATTACTAAATGGTTAGAAAATCAAGTATGGCATCTACGTGGGTTTAGGCAGAATaagtgtttgttttgttttttttaattaactttgaGTCTTGACTCACGCTTTCCCAAACAGAAAAAGGAAACCAATAATGCGATGTGGTTGTCTCTTTTTGCGATAGTTCTTTGATGTTTactttatataatttatttatatttatattttcattttaagtTTCCCTAttacaattataatttttacttatttattttttttaaatatatatatgcacttATTTGTATgtcatataataaatttaattaagataaaaaaaaacattaggcAACTAGTTAGAACCCTACCCGGCACTCGATAACGATCTAGCGGTATTTAAAACATTGGTGTGAAAGGAATATGtctggaaatcaaacacaaaatttcTTGATTATGCTCCCTCAACTGATTATCAGAATGCCCTTTTGATTATTCCTTCGAATGTTGTAAAGCCCAAGTTTGGATGTTATAATCCACAACCCTGAGGTTCCATAAACTTTCCGGAGGCCGGATGAGGCACTGGAGTTCCAGATTAGGGGTCCATGTCCCCACGCTCATAGGCCGCCTATCGGAACCTCGCTTAATAGGGCTCGATCCTCCTAAGCTACTAACCAAACACGACGAAATGGGCTAAAAGAAACTCCTCTAATACTATCAATCTGAATTTTTTAGATTCTTCTAACACCATATATATTGATAAGTAAATATGGATGTAAAAGAATCAgttaaaaaacaaatgaaatgaCTTAAATTAATCCTTGCGATGTAATGAAAAAATCATTTTGATAAGCATGCATCACTTTTGGTTATGTTGGAGTTTCTAGAAATGAGGAGTTGGACAATTAAACTAGAAAAGATTAGGTGGTTTGCATCCAGTGTGTTATCAGTTAGTAcgttaaagaaaaaataataactaaagaaccaaaaaactaGTCACGTCAAAAGAAATGGGTTTCTTTACCTTCTGCACCCCTAAATTTAGACCCATTCCCGCTCCTTGAGTTGTTTATAAATATGATCTCCGTTCATCCATTCCataaatcaaacaaatatttgtaatcACTTCTTCAATTTAAGAAACATACACCTTGAGAAATGGACTCCTCAATCGGATATGCAACTTTCATTGCATCATTGCTCTTATGTCTTTCATCGTCTCCAACACCATTTGCAAATGCAAGAGCATCCCCATTAATTAGAAGCGTTTGCAAGCAAACCCAAGACCAATTTGGCTACAACTACAAGCAATGCGTAAAATCTCTTTGGAAAGATATTTCAACTCGATCAACATCTAATCTCAAAGATCTCGACACAGCCATTCTTAAATTAGCACTAACAAACGCACAACAAAGCAAAGCTTTCTTTGTCAATGCGCTCAACACCACCGACAACAATATTGTTAAGGGCTCCGGAGCAGTAAAACAATGTGCAGATTCATATGATTTTGCAGTAGATGGTTTCACTTTCTCAATACAAGGGATGAAAGATAATGACAAATCGGTCTCCCAAATACTCACacaagtacaagatgaaattgTTCGTTGCGGAAAAGCATTGACCTCTACCGAAATTGAACTTCCTTATTTAGTATCTTCGACAAACTTTTTGACCATGTTGTATAGGGATGTTGCATTCCTCATTACTTCCCAGTTATTCCATATCTAGAAAAGATACGTGAACAATGTATTAAATTTAGTACGCATTACTTGAATACTAAATCATATACATATGATTACTctatatttaatttgtaaaagaaaagaaaatgaaaaattactGTAAGAAAACCAAAAGTTGTTTTAATATTGAATCCTTCTGTGTTGCTCTTTTGGTTGTCCATATTAGACATATACCCAAATATACCACACGTTGAATTCTTAAGAACACAATTTGCTATGCATCTTTAATCTTGACAACATCAATGGAAACTTTCAAACTATAATTCTTTTATTGATTCAAATTTGAATAGATGAAGAAAAAAACGCATGGCAATGTGCATATATAACCATGATAGCATTTCCGATGACCGCACAACATGGAGTCACATTGATATTGATACAATTAcacttttgagttttgaggtttggattttctttttctccactTTTTTACTGCTTTCAGTTTTCAATGAGTTTTGGGTACACAACCATACCAAAAAAGGCCAATTGTCAAGAAAGAGTTCTAAAGTTTGGTCACGTCGAGCACCCTTCCGTTGATAGGATACACTGGTCAAAGTGAAGACTTGAGTTCAGACACGAAGTTGGCTCGCTCATTGAATTGTCACGGTGTTGTGGAATCTCGACCTCCATCTCTATTTGTGCAAGAAAGAAACATAATTTGTTGAGGCGGGTAGGTATTTCAACAATTCAAAGAAAAAACTGCATTCCACCACACTACTTCCAACTCAAGGTTTGGTGCCAATATGCTGACTCTCCTAGAAGCGAAGGGCAGTACTTTTCACCATTGGAAAATTGGTGGGTGCAATCCAGCAAATCGTATTCCTCTTTAAGAGACTAGTAAAACCTTAATATCGATGACATCCGTTGTAGCATAAATAAGTTTCAATTAGATCTTATTTCTTTTAGGGCTAACTCATGACTTCATGAATTTGACGggtggtgttggaaaatataaagaaaggtattttagagatttgatttgatatgatttaattttatttggtctaggtttccttgtcttgtggacaatgattgttttgatttatttcctagTATTCCTCTTTTGTAATCTTATAAATACCTCCTTATGGAGAAGAATAAAATATTTAAGTTTTATTCGAGAATTATGAGATTGTAGAGAACTCCAAAGTTATCTTAAATCCTTTATtttcaaacacacacacaaagcaaagTTTGTGTGAGATACGTTCATTCTGTTATAAATCAAACAACTGAATTGCTAGCTGAGAGTAAAACTAATGTAACAAATGGCCGAACGAAATAGACCTAAAGAATATGAAAGGGCGCAGCAGTAGTTTACAGATTAGGCGTCTGTGCTCCGTTTTGGGTCCATAATACCTTGTCGAAAAGAGCGGGGCGTCCTAGTTTAAACTCACTGGTTTGCTATGATATATTGATGGATTTTAGGGCCGTTTGGGCTTCCAAAACTACATTTTAAATTCTGTAATAAAAATCGGATCTTTCTATTTAAGTATGATTTATGTTGTTCTTATTCCCAAAACCCTTGAGCCTTTCCGAGGCTGTTTTTAAGTCTATTTAAGTCATTTGGCTCCCAATGTAATGCATCAACTTAGAAAAAATCTAGACAACCTTTCGGTTTTATCCCAATCTCTAGTGGATCCCACAAACCTTTGTTCTTCAAGATTTATATTCGTAATCCTTCTATGCTCGTGCTGCATCAAAAACTGTTTAGCTGATTCGAAATAAAATGGAAGCCATATATAGAATTGTGTTATTTGGGGTTTTCCTCTGCTTGTTTTCAAGGGTCGTTGATGTAAAAATTAAGGAGAGTGATTTCTACACACTACATATGCCCTTGTATTTCTGATCTGTGGATTAAATAAATGAAAGGAGAATCAATGGACCATAAATAAACAAGGATTGCAGAAGGAGAAAGCGTTTGCGGAAATATTTTCCCAAGATATTAATGCTTCCCAAATCGATATGATACTTGCTAGAGAGTTGATTAAAGATACTCTGTTCTTTTGTGTCTTATGTATAAAGCTTCAACTAACTTTAGGAACGTTTGGTTCTCATAAAAAGCTTTAGAAAATAGCAGATGAGCAAAACCAGAATATGGGAAAGTGTGCATAAAAATTTAACGGGGGTGTTAAAGTTTTACACTGCAATCTGTTTGAAATAACTCGAGTTAGCATCCTTTTGGATCTAACTAATATCGCTAAACTACTTAATACTCATtagtttcataaacaaaaaaattggatcCAAGATGGATACCAAACAACCGTTCCTTCAGTTTAGATTCCTGAGGGCTTTGTCATAGGATATGAACCCCATGAACCAAAATTCATGACCATCCCTTGTGACAATCTGTATATATTTTTCTGAAGGGTTCCATCTGTTTGTTGAAGGATTTACTGTTCTTAACTGATCAAGCCGCACCACCGCCTACGTGAGATTAACAAACTTGTTAGACGATTGAAAAACTTAAGAATTCGAATTTTATGTCCACTAGAATATCTACCTTGTAATGCATGAGAGTTTGATTTCCTGGGCACAAATAGTAAGAGAAATTGCTGCAGAAGGCTATTCATTATCGGAGATGTACAGCATCCCAATCACAGGTCCATGAGAAGTTGATAGATAGCAAGCATATGAATGTAAGAGCTTTTCTCCTGTCATTTTTTCGAATGTTTGCTGAAACACTTTTTCTTCTGCTTCGGCAGTAAGCACCTTTGTGCCGGTATTTAGCCTTGCCATCATTACGTCTGTGAAACTCGGGCACGTTCTCACTGTGAAACTCGGGCACGTTCTCACTGTCACGAATGAAGATCGATTAAGATCAATCAATTCAAAATTTCTGTAGGCTCTACCAAGAAAGAAAACTTAACAAATTGGCatttttcttctattaaacttgATAGCAAGGGAGAAATTAACATAGGAATTCATTTAGAGAGAAACTCACGGTGGTTCCAGACATTGTCCGCCTTGGCCTCTGCTCTTCTGGTGGCAACTTCAACCCTTTTACCGCACTGGCACAATGCCTCAACCATATTAGCCATCGGACTAGCAGCAGAaagtaataaaaattaaaaataaaaacgatcATTCGAACTTATTTGTGgttgcaaatttccgccttcttcttcttggacgaaaatgcacttgcaaaataattaacaccttaggtcaaggtcaagagcctcatgcgctcacgatgaatggggggaggGGGGGCTTTGGTTGAAGAACCTCTGaggccaaagttagaatttgatagagaaaatgtttagagaatttttggAGAATAATGAACTTCGGTTTTTGGGAGAAATGGGAACTATTTATAGAGGTGTGGCCGGTCCCTATTTGGAGTAAGGCGGTccggccacttatggtggttCCGGTGTAgatcgagggtaattttgtcattttcacccaaaagtaCACGTGTCGccttcataattttcttgattattttttactccacaaatgcccccacacctactgggctgctcgcaggaaagggcagcatgtgtagagatctccaactttgatgcagattctcacttggacttggaattagattcatctaggaaagggaaataaatcgcctccaaagcctatttaagcctaccttaagtagagtattaaatcaacttcggaGGGCAGTTATTTatccctacaagaaagagagaaagctagaggatatttgttccccctcccctaaCACTCTTGTTTGCTTGTCCGTACAAAGAACTATCTTctgttgatttctttgtcttttcCGCGTcacaccgatgtaagaaaaacttaattctccttgtcttcttcttgggtggtGCTGCTATGGGGTAGCTGTCGAGATGGTGTGACATGTCGATTGACAGAGGCCAGGAGTCGGCTTGGCATGGACCAAAGAGGTGGTATGGCATGGGCCATTGTTTATGCTGCTCGGCTTGACTAAAGCCAAGGACTGGCCGGCATGGGCCAAGGAAGTGGCGTGGCATGGGCCACGGTTTGGGCTGTTTgccaaaaatgaggaaactgcttgagtttgatttctcaactGTAGTAGATGAAACAGTAAATGATGGAGCTGCCAAGATCGAAGCTGCTAAAGATGAAGTGTCAGATGAGCAAACTGTTGAGTGCAAAGTGGCTACTCCTCCTCACCATTTGCTGCCTATTTGGTCTTCAAGCAATCGATCTTTTGAGTTATGTGGctttctcgcactggagagcttaccatatgggtgtcggggaattagtttaccctctcgcacttatataggtgtcggggaattagtttaccctctcgcacttatataggtgtcggggaattggtttaccctctcgcactggaaagcTTACcaatatgggtgtcggggaattagttgaCCCTATcgctggagagcaattagtttatcctctagCACTGGAGAGtatacccagatgggtgtcgggggattagtttaccctctcacactggagagaaATTAGTTTATTCTCTCGCACTGAAAAGCAAACCCATATAGGGGTTTGAGCAGTTGTTGTAGACAACAATTGTGCCAGGCTTATGAATAacttcttgaatcttcattgagaataaagaaaTGGATCAACTGTGCAGGAAGGTAGAAATTGCATAACAAACTGGGTAATCCTCGGCTTGCGAGGTTTTGttcgtcgagctgcttgagaCTTCGAACTTATTTGGAAAAACCCTAACGGGTCTCAGGGGGTGATGGAGATTTCCCCTGCTTGTGTAGGCCGTGTCGTTAACCTGTCAAGATACTTGTCGCACCGGCCTTTATTTGTCAGCTTCTCAAGGTACTGCTTCTACTTCTGGCAGTCGTTGGTAGTGTGGCCTGGTCCTTAATGGAATGCGCAATACTTTGTCTGATCTAGCCTGGTAAGATCGCTCTTCATAGGTGGCGGCAGTTCAAACCAAGGTTCATTCTTGAGCTTACAGAGAATTTGGCCAATTGTAACTGTGAACTTGGCGAATGTTTCGGGCACTGAGTCTTCTCTAGTTGGGGGATGCTTCTTTTCTGACTTGTTTTTGTTAGGTTGCTTGGCCTCGTCCCATAGTGCGTGCTTCTCCGCCAAAGCATATGAAGCTACTAGGGTCAGTTATTCTCCCatgattaattttttgaaaaaaaaaaggtgttcGGTGGGAAGCCCATTTCTGAACGATGTTGTTGCTATGTCTTAGTTGCAACCAACAATCTgggccttctctgctttgaaacTCTTGATATAGTTTTGAATTGTCTCCCAATAGCCTTTTACGATGCTGAAAAGATGATCAGATGTTATTTTGATTGAGCGGTTAGATGAATATTCCTAAGTGAAAACTAAGGAAAGTTCATTGAAACTCTGGATCGACTATGGCAGCAGGGTGTGAAACCAGTCTTGCGCGTCGCCTTGTAGAGTTGTGGTAAAATTTTTGCACATAAGCGCGTCATTGTTCTTGTAGAAGATCATGGTACTGCGGTAGTGCTTAAGATGTTGGTCTGGATCTTAGTCACCCTTATACGGAGTGAAGTGAGGCATAATGAAAACGCGAGGTGGATTTGTTTGCTCAATCTCATCCGTGAATGGTGACCTTTTTATGTTAGTCATGTCTCGTCAAAGCGCATCGTTAGTAGCCTTGTTGCGCTGGAAACCGCGCAATCATTCAGTCATGAGCCTctcaacttcttcttgaatttgcctctgCTGGGGCAATGGAACTTTCGGCTGCCCCCGATTGTGACCTATTAGTCTAAGCTGCTCTTCCCTTTGCTCGACTCGTCTATGTCGTGGCTGCAGTGCATGTGGCACGTCACTGGCAAGTGAGCAGGCTCTTTGCAGGCTGACGGTTGAACTTGAGCGGGATTGAGTGACTACTTCTCTCAATCCGCCATGCTACCTACTCCGACGTGAGGGGGATAATGCTCCTTACGAGCCTAGTTGTGAATGAACACGTCGCTAAGGTTATCCATGTTGATAATGAGAGTGTAGCCTTAACCATGAACGTATGCTAGTCTGTAGGCTTAATCAGGAGTGCACGCTCATTCGCCTACTAAGATGAGAGCATACGCTATCTCGAGGATCCAGGTGGGAGAGTAAACTACTAGAATGCTTGGATCGTGGCTGGTTGATGGGCCATTTGtcgggacgctgctggagaggttcgtcatctgcccttgtcatgcttcgggacacctcgtctaGAGCACGTTGCATCTCGGTAGATTGtaagagctgattcaccaaggttgtctgctATGCGAGggcgcttgtcaactctataACTTGTCGTGACAAGTGTGGTTCATCATTCGAGTTGGAATACCTTGGACGATATGCGTCTCCTTGAGTGGCGAAAGTGTAATGGACTCCAAGCGCAAGATTTGAGTTAGGAAATGTTAAATCTACGAAGAAATGGGGTGAAAATGTCCCCAGTTCAATCATCGGTCCAAAAATCTGAATCCAGGATTGTTGAACCGGTCAGGATCGCCAAGTGAGCCACGGAAGCGGGTTGGGCCGCGGAAGTGAGCAATGCCATATGTAGGGCATGTGGGCGGGGTGCGGTGCTGGGAATGCATTGGATTTGGGCCGAGGGAATGGTCAGCCCAACTCGGGCCTGCAATGCGTCATAGGCCTGTGCTGCTTGGGTAGTGGTTTGGGCCTGCTCGCGCTGGGGTTGGATCGACTGCCTTGTAGCGTGGGCTGTAGATTGGGACGCCTGTTAGGCTACTTGCGCAGCTGCTGCCAGCGCCTAAGCTTGGGTTTGGTCTTGGGTTTGGGCTGCTGTAGTGGCAGCGCATAAAACCATGGTTTGCTGCCATGAAGCTGGCCCACTCCCCACTGCCACGGTGGTCCTCGTGGCTGCCATGGTGGTCCCCGTGGCTGCCATGGTGGTGGTGCTCCATGGTGGCAAAATTGCTCATCTTGCCATCGCGTTGAGCTTCGTGGATCGTCGTGGTGGGGCTACATCGTAATCTCCATCACTTGATCCGGATCTTTGAACGTAGGAAGTTTCCTTCTTTGTGGTTTCCAAATTTCttgtcattgtacttttcttttaagtttattcaacaaaaaatttacatgaaaaaattctaggaataagaatgtacgaaaaatctacgaaTGAACAAAAAATGAGAAACCTTGAATGCGAGAGTTTTCTTCACGCGTGTGAATCAAACtgtcaatgaaagcaccaatttgtggttgcaaatttccgccttcttcttcttggacgaaaatgcacatgcaaaacaattaacaccttaggtcaaggccaagagcctcacgcggccacgatgaatgggggggggttTTGGCAgaagaaccttcgatgccaaCATTAGAATTTGAGAAAGAAAGTGTTTAAAGAATTTTTGGAGATGAATGAACTTAGGTTTTGGGAGAAATGAGAgttatttataggggtgtggtcggcccctatttggagaaaaggGGACCGGCCAGTTATGGTggtttttgggtgtaattgcaagatattatgtcaaaataatatcttgcaatcaattaggaaattaatttaggtaattaatcctaatTTGAATGAATAATCGAGGGTTACCTGGTGGGGAGGACTTGacgaggatggatgaaatagattttgaataaatacttattttgatcacttttgaccttAATTGAGTCGTGAATGTCCGTTGCTTGTTCCTGGAAGTTCCGGTGTagctcaagggtaattttgtcattttcacccaaaagtacacgtgtcgcctccataattttcttgattattttttactccacattATCTGCGTGAGACTTAATGAAAtgacgtaaaaaaaaaaaaattattcgcaTATATCAAACTATAGTTGAGAAACGTAAGAAGTCAAGTAgcactaaaatttaaaatttggtaCTTTTATAAGCATGGATAAAACTAGAGCACCAAAGTTTCCCACAAGAAATTTCTTTATCAGTTAAATTAAGGCTAACTAATGATCATTATTATAATCGAAGGATTGATTGTTAAGAGAACTGCGTAAAGAAACAAGGGAACAACGAAAACACTAAAGCTTGGCAGAAGAATTCGATGTCACCAGAACAGGCGAATAATGGACATAAGGATTGTTTGCCTGGGCTGTGCCTGGAGTTTCAGAGGGACGACTATTCTTATGATAAGGGTCTATATATTATTAAGACCTTCAGATGCCGATGAATGGTTTGGAAAAGGTTATGAAGACCTTCAGATGCCGTCGCACTTAAAAGCAATAAATAATATGCCAACTTTTGTCTTGTAAAGCATATTGTTGGATATTGTTTCATATATACTTTTCCGTTTTCGCTTATGATAGACACACTTAAATTTGTTATAGCAAATATAAATTTGTTGAGATTCTTCAGAAgtctatatattatttttatcgagaAGTAAATATGAATGTAGATGAATTTGTAAAAAGCAAATGAAATGGCCAATAGTTAGGACCCTAACGGCCGCTCGATAATGGTCTGGCGATGTTTAAAGCATTGGTGTGAAAGGAATATTtatggaaatcaaacacaaaatgtcTTGATTATAGTCCCTCGGCTGATTTCCGAATCATCCTTGTCATTATTCCTTCGAACGGTGCAAGGTCCAGGTTTGAATGTTATAACCCACAACCCTTTGGTTGGATAAACTTTTCGGAGGTCGAACAAGGCGCTAGACTTCCGGGTCAGGGATCCATGTCCCCATGCCCCTAGGCCATCCATCGCAACCGTGTTAATAGGGCTTGAGCCTCCCAAATTGCTAACCGAACACAACTCATGGGCTAAAAGATACTCCTCTAACATTgtcaatttgaattttttagatTCTTCTAACATGATATACATTGATAAGTAAATATGGATGTAGATGAATTTgtcaaaaaacaaatgaaatggCTAAATTAATCATTGCAAtggaataaaaaaacaaaaaaacacttTTCATAAGCATGCATCACTTTTGGATATATTGGAGTTTCTAGAAATGATGAGTTGGTTAATTAAACTAGAATAGGTTTGGTGGTTTGATTCCAATGCGTTATTAGTTAGTACGtaagagaaaaaacaaaaactaaaggaCCAGAAAACTAAACACGTCAAAAGACATGGGTTTCTTTATCTTCTGTGCTCCTAAATTTAGACCCATACCCCCTCCTCGAGTTGTTTATAATATGATCTCCATTCATCCATTGCTTAAACCAAACGAATAATTTATAATCACTTTAGCATCAACTTAAGAAATATACAACTTGAGCAATGGAGTCCTCAATCGGATATGCAACTTTCATTGCATCCTTGCTCTTATGTCTCTCATCGTTTCCAACACCATTTGCAAATGCACGAGCGTCTCCATTAATTAGAAGTGTTTGCAAGCAAACCCAAGACCAATTTGGCTACAACTACAAGCAATGCATAAAATCTCTGTGGAAAGATATTCCAACTCGGTCAGCATCTAATCTCAAAGATCTTGACACAGCCATTCTTAAATTAGCACTAACAAATGCACAACAAAGCAAAGCTTTCTTTGTCAATAAACTCAACACCCCCGGAAACAATATTGTTAAGGGCTCTGGAGCAGTAAAACAATGTGCGGATTCATATGATTTTGCGGTAGACGGTTTCGCTTTCTCAATGAGAGGGATCAAAGATAATGACAAATCAGTCTCCGAAATACTCATacaagtacaagatgaaattgTTCGTTGCGAAAAGGCATTGACCTCTACCGAAATTGAACTTCCTTATTTAGAATCTTCGACAAACTTTTTGACCATGTTATATAGGGATGTTGCATTCCTCATTACTTCCCAGTTATTCCATATCTAGAAAAGATACGTGAACAATGTATTAAATTCAGTACGCATTACTTAAATACtaaataatatacatataattaaTGTATGTTTAAtttgtagaagaaaagaaaagaatgaaaaattaatgtaagaaaacaaaaaattgttttaatattgGATCCTTCTATGTTGTTATTTTGGTTGTCCATATATACTACACATATACCTAGATATACTAAATGTTGACCTACAATAATTATGGGCACTGCGCACAATAAATTATATATGCCGTTTGAGGCCAACAAGCACCAACAATTGTGTCCATGAACCAATAGCTACGGTGCATCAACTAAAATATTGTATGTGCCCTCTATGAGCATCACCATTTGTCAAAGAGCACAATAAGGTGTGCTGTGCTGAAAAGTGTAAGCACAAATAAAGGTCATTTTGTGCCAAGTTCTTACAAAGTTGTCAAATGACTGCTGCCACCCATGTATGTTAGCACATTTATTGTTATTGTGCCCAATATgtcaactattttaaaaaaaaattaaaaactgaaatcaCCGACAAATTGAGATTTGAggctaaacaaaaaaaattattttttcataaaattaaaacagcCCACAACCACAAGCATCTATAATATTACAATTTACAAAGATAttctatatataaaaacaactaTAATTTTACATGTTCTATCCCcaactaaaataaaact encodes the following:
- the LOC126616010 gene encoding uncharacterized protein LOC126616010, which produces MESSIGYATFIASLLLCLSSFPTPFANARASPLIRSVCKQTQDQFGYNYKQCIKSLWKDIPTRSASNLKDLDTAILKLALTNAQQSKAFFVNKLNTPGNNIVKGSGAVKQCADSYDFAVDGFAFSMRGIKDNDKSVSEILIQVQDEIVRCEKALTSTEIELPYLESSTNFLTMLYRDVAFLITSQLFHI
- the LOC126616005 gene encoding uncharacterized protein LOC126616005, whose translation is MDSSIGYATFIASLLLCLSSSPTPFANARASPLIRSVCKQTQDQFGYNYKQCVKSLWKDISTRSTSNLKDLDTAILKLALTNAQQSKAFFVNALNTTDNNIVKGSGAVKQCADSYDFAVDGFTFSIQGMKDNDKSVSQILTQVQDEIVRCGKALTSTEIELPYLVSSTNFLTMLYRDVAFLITSQLFHI